The Poecilia reticulata strain Guanapo linkage group LG13, Guppy_female_1.0+MT, whole genome shotgun sequence genome has a segment encoding these proteins:
- the p2ry1 gene encoding P2Y purinoceptor 1 codes for MTTALNQTSFLNESIQRGCNLTKTGFQFYYLPTVYIMVFLTGLVGNSLAIWMFVCHMRPWSSISVYMFNLALADFCYVLSLPFLIFYYFNKTNWIFGDVLCRLQRFIFHVNLYGSILFLTCISVHRYTGVVHPLKSLGRLKKKNAVITSALVWLIVVISMSPILYYSRTGLKRNATTCYDTTTEDELPGYFIYSMTLTVFGFCVPFIIIFCCYGMIVKALIYNDMNNAPLRQKSIHLVIIVLAVFAVSYLPFHVMKNLNMRARLYFQSPDMCEFNNRVYATYQVTRGLASLNSCVDPILYFLAGDTFRRKLSRATKKTSRKGDTVLQSKSDETALNSLAEYVENGNRRN; via the coding sequence ATGACCACGGCGTTGAACCAGACCTCCTTCCTGAATGAATCCATCCAAAGAGGATGCAACCTCACCAAGACAGGTTTCCAGTTCTACTACCTGCCTACTGTTTACATCATGGTTTTCCTGACTGGGCTGGTGGGCAACAGCCTGGCCATCTGGATGTTCGTGTGCCACATGAGACCCTGGAGCAGCATCTCCGTCTACATGTTCAACCTGGCCCTGGCTGACTTCTGCTACGTCCTCTCTCTGCCTTTCCTCATCTTCTACTACTTCAACAAAACCAACTGGATATTCGGGGACGTCTTGTGTCGCCTCCAGCGCTTTATATTCCACGTGAACCTCTATGGAAGTATTCTGTTTCTCACCTGCATCAGTGTTCACAGGTACACCGGCGTGGTGCACCCGCTCAAGTCTCTGGGCAgactgaagaagaagaacgcCGTCATCACCAGCGCTCTGGTGTGGTTGATAGTCGTCATAAGCATGTCCCCGATTCTTTATTATTCCAGGACAGGTCTGAAGCGTAACGCCACCACTTGCTACGACACGACCACTGAGGACGAGCTGCCGGGTTATTTCATTTACAGCATGACTTTGACTGTGTTCGGGTTCTGCGTCCCGTTCATCATCATATTTTGCTGCTACGGCATGATCGTCAAGGCGTTGATCTACAATGACATGAACAACGCGCCCCTCAGGCAGAAATCCATCCACCTGGTCATCATCGTGCTTGCGGTCTTCGCCGTCTCCTACCTGCCGTTCCACGTCATGAAAAACCTCAACATGCGGGCGAGGCTGTACTTCCAGAGCCCCGACATGTGCGAGTTCAACAACCGCGTCTACGCCACGTACCAGGTGACGCGGGGCCTCGCCAGCCTCAACAGCTGCGTGGATCCCATCCTTTACTTCCTGGCCGGGGACACGTTCAGGAGGAAGCTGTCACGGGCCACCAAGAAAACCTCTAGGAAGGGGGACACCGTCCTTCAGTCCAAGAGCGACGAGACGGCTCTCAATAGCCTGGCCGAGTACGTGGAGAACGGGAACCGCAGGAACTAA
- the LOC103474706 gene encoding ras-related protein Rap-2b — translation MREYKVVVLGSGGVGKSALTVQFVTGSFIEKYDPTIEDFYRKEIEVDSSPSVLEILDTAGTEQFASMRDLYIKNGQGFILVYSLVNQQSFQDIKPMRDQIIRVKRYERVPMILVGNKVDLEGEREVSSGEGKALADEWNCPFMETSAKNKTSVDELFAEIVRQMNYANTPNGDGKCCSACVIL, via the coding sequence ATGAGAGAGTACAAAGTAGTGGTTCTCGGGTCCGGCGGGGTCGGGAAATCCGCGCTCACCGTCCAGTTCGTCACTGGCTCCTTCATAGAGAAATACGACCCCACGATAGAGGATTTCTACCGAAAGGAGATCGAAGTGGACTCGTCTCCGTCCGTGCTGGAGATCCTGGACACGGCAGGGACCGAGCAGTTCGCCTCCATGCGAGACCTCTACATCAAAAACGGACAGGGCTTCATCCTGGTCTACAGTCTGGTGAACCAGCAGAGCTTCCAGGACATCAAACCCATGAGGGACCAGATTATTCGGGTCAAACGGTATGAGCGGGTACCAATGATCCTGGTCGGAAACAAAGTGGACCTGGAGGGCGAGAGGGAGGTCTCGTCCGGTGAGGGGAAAGCTCTGGCGGACGAGTGGAACTGCCCGTTCATGGAAACCtcagccaaaaataaaacgtCGGTGGACGAACTGTTTGCAGAGATAGTCCGACAGATGAACTATGCCAACACACCAAATGGCGACGGCAAGTGCTGCTCGGCTTGTGTGattctttaa